CAAGTTAACTTTTAAAAGATTGCTACATTCTTTTGAAATTTTCACTATAAATGCTTATGCATGGTCTGATACAGTACAGTAACATGTGATTTAGTTTCACTGATTCCACTGTTAAGACCACTGAAATGAGTAATCAACTCAAAGAGCTGCAAAAATTAATCACAAGGGTCTGGCTAATATTTATTTTGAGAGATGATTCAAGCTTTATGAAGCACTTTATTGCTACCTATTTACCGTGTATCTTCCAAGGAACGAAAGGTCAATGCCTCTAATCATATGGTATACACACACTGGGGAACTGTGGGTAATCCCTGGGATCTGTCCACAGCATGAATTTCTACATTTGTAGAGGCATGTTTTCCTTGAAACAATGAGGTGCTCACCAAAGTCAGGCCAAGGACAAACAGCAAGCTTGTCTGCCACCAAAAATGTGGATCAGCCTTGATTTGAGTATCAACATTTAACTCTAAACTTCAATTCAAACAGAGACCACCACTATATAAGCTATGCTGAGAATAACCCTGCAGAATGTGTTACATGTTAGTTCATGATGGCCTCATGGAACTTTGCAGTGTAGTAAGAACAGTTATGATAGTGTTTATACTCGAGAACATCAAGCCCATGTACTTTTACAAGGATCAATTAAGAATCTGTATtgcttatttaaaaagaaaatacagaatatAGGTTTACCACAGATAGCAACATGAGTTAGCTGACAAATGCAGCAATGGCTATGACTTGCAGGATTGCTTCAAGTCCACATGTGACAAGCAGTACAACATTAATGATGACATCTGCTCGCAGGACATATGTTTGCCACACCAGAAAGTAGATGGATAGGATTATGCTGCCAGCAGTGATCACAAGACTGATACCCAATGGATATTCTTCTTCTGTTAGATTCCCTTTGGTACCTagtgaagtttaaaaaaaatacacaagcaCAATTGACAAATGATGAATGTGATAGCTCACAAAAATCCAAATTCAAAGCGACTATAATGGCCTTTTACTAGCTGCACCCACCTAGTATGATAGGTATGATGATTCTTGGGCCAGGAGAGCCTTCAGAGGCTAACACAGTGTATACTGGAGTTTATAATAGAAATACCAGTGCTATTCCATTTTACACTGCTTTTGTGCTGATATAGCCATGATGTAGCTGAGAAGCAGAGCCTTCCTTTTCATTGTATCTTCCCCTTTTCAACCACCATGATCCACAGAACCCAGCAATACTCTCATTTTACCATGGGCACCTAGTGCAGTGGGGCTGTTGCTGCATCCCCCCTCCTATCAGAAGCATTCCATCTACTTACCaagaagggcagggcagggacaTGGGCAGGGCTGTGTGGGCACACTGGTGAAAgccaatttggtgcttctgccacTAAACTGATACAGACTCAATCTCTCTGTCCTAGCAAGTGGCAGTGGTGCCACTACTAGCACAGTGATGGCACAGCACAGCCAGTGGTGGAGCATATGCCCGCGCTGCCCAGGGCAGGCGCaatcccaaggggggggggggtggcgcaGAGGATAGCCACTCGGTTGCCCAGAGCGGCGCGCACACCCTGCAGACGGGGGTGGAGTGAGCCGCCAGTGGCAAGCAAACAGCACGCTGCCCACCCGCGACTCCCaaacctcccccaagctgtcaaaacgaagggggaggggggaatgccaCTGGCAAAGCGGTGCAGCTCCCCCCATCCCAATAGCTCAGGGTaagcttgggagtcgcaggcaggctgaatgtcacccccctcagtgagggcacctgggGTGATCCActcccccccttcctatgcccctgagcACAGCCTCTGCTCCTGATTTTTATGGTTTAGTAAAATTGCCCTCTTTTaggatgcaactgatagactctTACTTtagcacttaaaggtaaaggtaaaggtacccctgcccgtacgggccagtcttgacagactctagggttgtgcgcccatctcactcaagaggccgggggccagcgctgtccggagacacttccgggtcacgtggccagcgtgacaagctgcatctggcgagccagcgcagcacacggaacgccgtttaccttcccgctagaaagcggtccctatttatctacttgcacccgggggtgctttcgaactgctaggttgacaggcgctgggaccgaacaaggggagcgcaccccgctgcggggattcgaaccgctgacctttcaatcggcaagccctaggcgctgaggcttttacccacagcgccacccgcgtccctgtacttTAGCACTTACATCCAGGCAAACATGCATTTGACTGGAGTGTAACCTTGACAAATATATCCCTTATTTAACTAGTATTTAGCAAAGTCTCATTTGCACTTTTACCCATGTAGGTCAGTCAGCcattttaatgtttaacattaaaagtatttaaatgtgttgtaaaataATTGGTTAGGTGTCATGAATCAGCATGTTTCGACATGTATCCTTACCAAAGGATTAATATTTAACAATGATTCTAATGTGCATGCTGCTGTCCAACTTACCAAAGTATAGCCTGATTGCTTCAAGAACTGCCATAATGAACAGCAATATGAGATCAAGAGCTAAGAAATCATCTGGATACGTGAAAACCTGACCTGCCAATGAGCAAagtataaataatgaaaaaagACAAGTAACAAGAGGTCCACAATACAGCTATTTTAACTGTGTATTTGAATTAACTTACTTTTATAAATAATCATCATCagggttgctaaaaaataaaatatataataaactaCATTTAAATAGAAAAGAATCTGTAAGGGAACAGATGACAGCTGGCAGTTTCTGTCAAGGAAATTGGTTTTAAAACAATCAAATCATGTCCCAGCCCCTGTCCCCCACTTCAGACAGCAATACTCCAAGGTATTAGATAGAGAGGGGTTTCTCAGCCCTGCTAGTTGAGATGCTGTTAACTAGAGGCTGGCCAAGGAcctcctgcatacaaagcatgt
The Podarcis muralis chromosome 1, rPodMur119.hap1.1, whole genome shotgun sequence DNA segment above includes these coding regions:
- the TMEM80 gene encoding transmembrane protein 80 translates to MAAVRRGRATSVLSSVPLQILFYLNVVYYIFYFLATLMMIIYKSQVFTYPDDFLALDLILLFIMAVLEAIRLYFGTKGNLTEEEYPLGISLVITAGSIILSIYFLVWQTYVLRADVIINVVLLVTCGLEAILQVIAIAAFVS